tgcagcagcccagGAGACCCAGAGGCAAACACTCCCAGCCTGGGAGAGGGGAACCCGAGGACCCCGGTCTGTAGGGAGTCCACCAGGAGTAACCACCACCCCCCTCCTGTTGTCTTTACCAGCATTTCACAGATGAGCAACAGGACTGGTGGTGGTAGTCGTGTTGAATGGTCTCCAGCACCTCCCTCACCTGCCCTTTAGGAAGGCCCTTCCACTTGAGCAGGGCAGGCAGGAGCTCTGGGTCCTTGCTGCAGTCAAGAACGAAAGGAGAGTTAGACAGGTGCAGTTACACCAGTGTACCACCAGAGGCAGGCTCAACAAGTTGGCTTCTCCTGGATTTATCAGCAACAGACAGAATCAGCTGCTGCTTATCTCTTATCCTGTGTCTACGTGTCTGCTCTTTAATCATTTTTCCTTAATCCTAATTCTTTAATAATTTGTACTGATTTACCCAAAGTCTTCCTGGATGGTCGCAGCTGTGAGCTTCAGCGCCTCGTTGCACTCGCAGTCCAACAGCTCCTTGACCTTCAGCAGTAGTCGGTTCTGCTGTGGAACGTCGGGGGCCTGAGGCAGAACATGCAGGTCAGAAGCGTGTGCAGGTAAAAGTGGGAAACGAGGCATCTCCATGCTGATCTCACCAGCTCTGACATGATGCTGTGAATTCCATGAGCATCTTCACCGATGGTTTTGCTGACGTCAGGATTCCAACAACTCTCCAGTTGACGCTTGTTGGTCTTGATCAGATGTTTGACATAAATCTGAACTATGAGCTTGTAGGCCTTGTTCAAAACCCTCTGAAAATATAGaagctaaaataaaacatgttgcaaATGCACACAGTCTGACAGAAGAGGAAGCTTCTTACCTTCTGTTCATCTGCACCATAGCACTGCTTTGGAAACCGTTTCTGTACTGCAGGAAGCAAGGAGAAACACTTGCTGTCTGATTTGAAGTACGTGCTGAGGTTAGCCTGCAAGACAGAATCAGTGATTGCCtttaaatatgtaataaatGAATTGACATTCATGCTGTGTTGTTGAAGTGATACCTCTGCCATTTTATTGACGATGTCCAGGAGCAGGTTCAGAGTGAAAACCTCCAGCTTGTCCAGTGTTTTAACAATTTCCCCTGAATAcgaagctccagcagcttcaacTTGAACGTGTTGTCTGAGAGTAAAGAAGCACAAAGCCTTAAATGTTccactttgttttgttcattataTCTAACAAAGGTTTTTGAATATTTTCCAATTTTTGGATAAATCAGAATCTTACTTATTATTgtcaattaaataaaattataaacagcaaatttataataaataatatgataataataaaatcaaCTGAAGAACACTCACTTGAGTTCTTTACAGGTTTTCAGAGTCTTTAAGAATTGAATTGTTTCTGGTTCTGGCATCACTGCTTTCTTTCCAAGACCCTCAGTCTGCTCGTCTGAGTACCTGAAGACGAGGACACGTTAAAGCAGGTTCATGCAAAGAGATCAGTTTTTGTCTTCTTGATTAGGTGACAAGACTCACCTCTTTACaaaaaccagcagctgctgaaaacaaacgtTCTGAACATCATCAGACAGCTTTGAGCTGATttgttgtgctgctttgtgCACAGCTTTGATGCACTGGAGAAGACACACAACAGTCATTAAATGATGACATCATTACATACTATGTTTATCTATATGATCCTTGCTACCTGAATGGTGTCCACGAAGACTCTGACATAATCCTCCTCACTGTTGCATTGTTCATGGGTTTTCTCATTGAGCAGGATGTTCTCCAGAGACTCGGCGACTTCTTCCTGTGGAAAGACAAACACCgtcagtgctgcagctcagtgaggcCATCGGGCTGAGCTCATTTCTTACATGCACGCTCTGAAGCAGTTTGTCTCTGGCCTTCGCTTCCCactctgtaaacagcagcaggtctaTGCTTTTGATGGGATCTACTTTTTGAAGGTCAGGGTGTCCGAGCAGCTCCTGACTGGATGAAGGAAGACAAGCACCAAACATCAGCACTACTGTAACTAACCAACAGATCATATCAAAGCTGATTCATGTTCGTGGGGAGGGAGAGTACCTCAGGTAGGTTTTCAGGACCCACATCATCAGCACAAAGTGGTTCTGggtggagctgatgttctgcagcAGACGATGCATCTGGTTAAATGTCTGTCTATGGTAGCAGTTGATCAGATGACCCATCAGACGCTCATCCAACACACGACTCAGCCTCGTGAGCTCGTTGAGCACAGCGCTCTGGATGTTCTGCAGGTGCTGAtgaaggttctggttcagattcTCTGGTGGTTCTGGGAACTGCTGGGATACATATAACTGAACAAGGCAATTGCCACCTTGCTTCTGGTTTTGTTGCTCTGAGTGTGAGTCAGTGCATTCTAGACAAGGGACTCCATCCACCGATGTGTTGACGTCTGAACCAGGACGCATCTGAAGGAGCTCAGAGAGGTTCCTACACGGCACCgtctcctgcacctcctgctgatCTGTCTCATGGATGTGGTTCAGTTGTAGGGGGATGACCTCTTCCTGCTCCGGTGCTATGAAAAAAGTTAGACCTTAGTTTGCCTGATCAACACAATCTTTAAGGTAACAAAAGGTAAAGAGGTGGAACA
Above is a window of Betta splendens chromosome 22, fBetSpl5.4, whole genome shotgun sequence DNA encoding:
- the LOC114849018 gene encoding uncharacterized protein LOC114849018 isoform X2 translates to MGKKLRAFTQAFRRRKRVQSASANYVQDAPEQEEVIPLQLNHIHETDQQEVQETVPCRNLSELLQMRPGSDVNTSVDGVPCLECTDSHSEQQNQKQGGNCLVQLYVSQQFPEPPENLNQNLHQHLQNIQSAVLNELTRLSRVLDERLMGHLINCYHRQTFNQMHRLLQNISSTQNHFVLMMWVLKTYLSQELLGHPDLQKVDPIKSIDLLLFTEWEAKARDKLLQSVHEEVAESLENILLNEKTHEQCNSEEDYVRVFVDTIQCIKAVHKAAQQISSKLSDDVQNVCFQQLLVFVKRYSDEQTEGLGKKAVMPEPETIQFLKTLKTCKELKQHVQVEAAGASYSGEIVKTLDKLEVFTLNLLLDIVNKMAEANLSTYFKSDSKCFSLLPAVQKRFPKQCYGADEQKRVLNKAYKLIVQIYVKHLIKTNKRQLESCWNPDVSKTIGEDAHGIHSIMSELAPDVPQQNRLLLKVKELLDCECNEALKLTAATIQEDFGKDPELLPALLKWKGLPKGQVREVLETIQHDYHHQSCCSSVKCW
- the LOC114849018 gene encoding uncharacterized protein LOC114849018 isoform X1 — translated: MGKKLRAFTQAFRRRKRVQSASANYVQDAPEQEEVIPLQLNHIHETDQQEVQETVPCRNLSELLQMRPGSDVNTSVDGVPCLECTDSHSEQQNQKQGGNCLVQLYVSQQFPEPPENLNQNLHQHLQNIQSAVLNELTRLSRVLDERLMGHLINCYHRQTFNQMHRLLQNISSTQNHFVLMMWVLKTYLSQELLGHPDLQKVDPIKSIDLLLFTEWEAKARDKLLQSVHEEVAESLENILLNEKTHEQCNSEEDYVRVFVDTIQCIKAVHKAAQQISSKLSDDVQNVCFQQLLVFVKRYSDEQTEGLGKKAVMPEPETIQFLKTLKTCKELKQHVQVEAAGASYSGEIVKTLDKLEVFTLNLLLDIVNKMAEANLSTYFKSDSKCFSLLPAVQKRFPKQCYGADEQKLLYFQRVLNKAYKLIVQIYVKHLIKTNKRQLESCWNPDVSKTIGEDAHGIHSIMSELAPDVPQQNRLLLKVKELLDCECNEALKLTAATIQEDFGKDPELLPALLKWKGLPKGQVREVLETIQHDYHHQSCCSSVKCW